One window of Lacerta agilis isolate rLacAgi1 chromosome 14, rLacAgi1.pri, whole genome shotgun sequence genomic DNA carries:
- the LOC117057433 gene encoding vomeronasal type-2 receptor 26-like — protein MFPFVKPPDGFAQYTIEVNEKVCERVVPKYYQHILALQFAVKEINENTKLLTNVTLGFRIYDSYFNAKWTSHATMLLISTLETFVPNYICDIKKNLIAIIGGLDSQTSLHVATILDIYKVPQMVPKEAHQYKGILSLLLHFRWIWIGILTFYDENAERFVQTVVPLYSQNGICFAFIERNHKFTYVTEIYNMLKIGAKIHDKIYDSIANVVLVYGPSYTLARFRWLPYLSELEQSSNTPKGKVWIMAAQVELTSFVFQRTWDTEILHGVLSFTTHSNDPPGFHQFVKSKTPSSPKGDGFILDFWQQAFGCVFPNQVAGSVKGDICTGQEKLENLPGPFFEMSMTSHSYNIYNAVYAVAHALHAMSTSLSKHRPVMISEAMKFQNQPLWQLHHFLRGISFNNSAGDKISLDQNGEILAGFDITNWIVSSNQSFHRVKVGGVDSLAPPQQALTINEGAIKWHHWFNQTQPKSVCSESCRPGFCRKVKEGEAFCCYDCIPCPEGKISDQEDMNDCYECEDEKYPNKYRNICIPKSATFLSFEEPLGLSLACSALSFAFLTALVLEIFVKHRDTPVVKANNRDLTYALLISLLLCFLSALLFIGYPDKVTCLLRQTAFGIIFSVAVSCVLAKTTTVVLAFMATKPGSRMRKWVGKGLAISIVLSCSLIQALICTVWLVISPPFPDIDMKSVAEEIVLECNEGTVTFFYCVLGYMGFLALVSFTVAFLARKLPDSFNEAKFITFSMLVFCSVWLSFVPSYMSTKGKYMVAVEIFSILASSAGLLGCIFSPKCYIILLRPELNSREHLIRRKC, from the exons ATGTTCCCTTTTGTCAAACCACCTGATGGATTTGCACAGTACACTATTGAAGTTAATGAGAAAGTCTGTGAAAG AGTGGTGCCAAAGtactaccagcacatcctggccttgcAATTTGCAGTGAAGGAGATCAACGAGAACACTAAGCTCCTAACCAATGTCACTTTAGGATTCCGcatctatgacagctatttcAATGCCAAATGGACCTCTCATGCCACAATGTTACTCATATCCACACTGGAAACATTTGTCCCCAACTACATCTGTGACATCAAGAAAAACTTGATAGCCATCATTGGGGGACTGGACTCCCAAACTTCGCTTCATGTGGCAACAATCTTGGATATCTATAAGGTTCCACAG ATGGTGCCCAAGGAGGCCCACCAGTATAAGGGGATCCTGTCTTTGCTACTGCATTTCAGGTGGATATGGATTGGGATCCTTACTTTTTATGATGAGAATGCAGAAAGATTTGTGCAAACTGTGGTCCCACTTTATTCCCAGAATGGCATCTGTTTCGCATTCATAGAAAGAAATCACAAATTTACTTATGTCACAGAAATCTACAATATGTTGAAAATAGGGGCAAAAATACATGACAAAATATATGATAGCATAGCCAATGTAGTGTTGGTTTATGGACCATCATATACTCTGGCACGTTTTAGATGGTTACCTTACCTATCAGAACTGGAACAAAGTTCAAATACGCCAAAAGGTAAAGTGTGGATTATGGCAGCCCAGGTGGAGCTCACTTCGTTTGTCTTTCAACGGACTTGGGATACAGAAATACTCCACGGGGTTCTCTCATTCACAACTCACTCAAATGATCCACCAGGATTTCACCAATTTGTCAAGAGCAAAACACCTTCCAGCCCAAAAGGAGATGGCTTCATTTTGGACTTCTGGCAACAGGCATTTGGCTGTGTATTTCCAAATCAAGTTGCTGGCAGTGTGAAGGGGGATATTTGCACTGGGCAAGAGAAGCTGGAGAATCTTCCTGGCCCTttctttgaaatgagcatgaccagCCACAGCTAcaacatctacaatgctgtctatgctgtggccCATGCTTTACATGCTATGTCTACATCCCTAAGCAAACACAGACCGGTTATGATCAGTGAAGCAATGAAGTTTCAGAATCAACCCCTGTGGCAG CTCCATCATTTTCTGAGGGGtatctcatttaacaacagtgctggggataAGATTTCCTTGGACCAGAATGGGGAGATATTGGCTGGATTTGATATTACCAATTGGATTGTTTCCTCTAACCAATCCTTTCACAGAGTGAAGGTAGGAGGGGTGGATTCTCTGGCTCCTCCACAGCAAGCATTGACCATCAATGAGGGAGCCATCAAATGGCACCATTGGTTTAACCAG ACACAGCCTAAGTCTGTATGTAGTGAGAGCTGCCGCCCTGGTTTTTGCAGGAAGGTGAAGGAGGGGGAAGCATTTTGCTGCTACGAttgcatcccatgtccagaagggaagatttcagacCAGGAGG ACATGAATGACTGCTATGAATGTGAAGATGAAAAGTATCCAAACAAATATAGGAATATATGTATTCCCAAGAGTGCAACCTTCTTGTCCTTTGAAGAACCCCTGGGCCTCAGCTTAGCCTGTTCTGctctttcctttgctttccttaCAGCACTAGTACTGGAAATATTTGTGAAGCACAGGGACACTCCTGTTgtgaaagccaacaaccgggacctcacctacGCTCTGCTCATCTCCCTCTTGCTTTGCTTCCTTTCTGCATTACTATTCATTGGATATCCTGACAAGGTGACATGTCTCctccgacaaactgcttttggcatcattttctcagtggctgtttcttgtgtgctggcaaaaaccaccactgtggttctggctttcatggccacaaAACCAGGATCCCggatgaggaagtgggtggggaaaggactgGCAATCTCTATTGTCCTCTCCTGCTCCCTTATCCAAGCACTCATCTGCACTGTGTGGCTGGTgatctctcctccattccctgATATTGACATGAAGTCAGTGGCTGAAGAAATTGTACTGGAGTGCAATGAGGGGACTGTGACTTTCTTTTACtgtgtcttgggctacatgggcttcctagCTTTGGTCAGTTTCACTGTGGCTTTCCTTGCCAGGAaattacctgacagtttcaacgaagccaagttcatcactttcagcatgttggtcttttgcagtgtttggttatccTTTGTTCCTTCGTACATGAGcacaaaggggaaatacatggtggctgtggagatcttctctatcttagcctccagtgctggcttgttgggttgcatcttttccccaaaatgttacattattttgctgaggcctgagctgaacagtAGGGAACACCTAATAAGAAGAAAATGCTAA
- the LOC117057434 gene encoding vomeronasal type-2 receptor 26-like, with protein sequence MVALLALLLILLHHAISKPPIVKCNIHDPYTPLHQYHQKGDLIIGGIASHSIIVSISIAFTKTPPPTLLEELQVVPKNYQNILALQFAVKEINENPQLLPNVTLGFHIYDSYFNAKWTSHATMLLISTLETFVPNYICDIKKNLIAIIGGLDSETSLQMATILDIYKVPQMTPKEAHQYQGILSLLLHFRWIWIGILTFFDENAERFVQTVVPIFSQSGICFAFIERSHKYTYVTEVNNMLKIGAKIHDKINDSKANVVLAHGESYALAFFRWLPYLSELEQGSNTPKGKVWIITAQVQLTSFVFQRTWDTEILHGVLSFNTHSNDPPGFRQFVKSKTPSSPKGDGFILDFWQQAFGCVFPNQVIGSVTGDICTGQEELENLPGPFFEMTMTSHSYNIYNAVYAVAHASHAMSTSRVKHRPVMISGGMKFDKQSLWQLHHFLRGISFNNSAGDKISLDQNGEILAGFDITNWIVYSNQSFHRVKVGEVDSLAPPQQALTINEGAIKWHRWFNQTQPKSVCSESCRPGFCRKMKEGEAFCCYDCIPCPEGKISHQEDMNDCYECEDEKYPSKNKTICILKHTTFLSFEEPLSLSLACSALSFAFLTALVLEIFVKHRDTPVVKANNRDLTYALLISLLLCFLSALLFIGYPNKVTCLLRQTVFGIIFSVAVSCVLAKTTTVVLAFMATKPGSRMRKWVGKGLANSIVLSCSLIQALICTLWLVISPPFPNADMKSMAEEIVLECNEGTVTFFYCVLGYMGFLAIVSFTVAFLARKLPDSFNEAKFITFSMLVFCSVWLSFVPSYMSTKGKYMVAVEIFSILASSAGLLGCIFSPKCYIILLRPELNTREHLIRRKFS encoded by the exons AGTGGTGCCTAAGAATTACCAGAACATCCTGGCCTTGCAATTTGCAGTGAAGGAGATCAACGAAAACCCTCAGCTCTTACCCAATGTCACTTTaggcttccacatctatgacagctatttcAATGCCAAATGGACCTCTCATGCCACAATGTTGCTCATATCCACCCTGGAAACATTTGTCCCCAACTACATCTGTGACATCAAGAAAAACTTGATAGCCATCATTGGGGGACTGGACTCCGAAACTTCACTTCAGATGGCAACCATCTTGGATATCTATAAAGTTCCACAG ATGACACCCAAGGAAGCCCACCAGTATCAGGGGATCCTGtctttgcttctgcatttcaggtggaTATGGATTGGGATCCTAACATTCTTTGATGAGAATGCAGAAAGATTTGTGCAAACTGTGGTTCCCATTTTTTCCCAGAGTGGCATCTGTTTTGCCTTCATAGAAAGAAGTCACAAATATACTTATGTCACTGAAGTTAACAATATGTTGAAAATAGGGGCAAAAATCCATGACAAAATAAATGATAGCAAAGCCAATGTAGTGTTGGCTCATGGAGAATCGTATGCTCTGGCATTTTTTAGATGGTTGCCTTACCTATCAGAACTGGAACAAGGTTCAAATACACCAAAAGGTAAAGTGTGGATTATCACAGCCCAGGTGCAGCTCACTTCTTTTGTCTTTCAACGGACGTGGGATACAGAAATACTCCATGGGGTTCTCTCATTCAACACTCACTCAAATGATCCTCCCGGATTTCGTCAATTTGTCAAGAGCAAAACTCCTTCCAGCCCAAAAGGAGATGGCTTTATTTTGGACTTCTGGCAACAGGCATTTGGCTGTGTATTTCCTAATCAAGTTATTGGCAGTGTGACAGGAGATATTTGCACTGGGCAAGAGGAACTGGAGAATCTTCCTGGTCCTTTCTTTGAAATGACTATGACAAGCCACAGCTAcaacatctacaatgctgtctatgctgtggccCATGCTTCTCATGCCATGTCTACATCCCGAGTCAAACACAGACCAGTAATGATCAGTGGAGGAATGAAGTTTGACAAACAATCCCTGTGGCAG CTCCATCATTTTCTGAGGGGtatctcatttaacaacagtgctggggataAGATTTCCTTGGACCAGAATGGGGAGATACTAGCTGGATTTGATATTACCAATTGGATTGTTTATTCCAACCAATCCTTTCACAGAGTGAAGGTAGGAGAGGTGGATTCCCTGGCTCCTCCACAGCAAGCATTGACCATCAATGAGGGAGCCATAAAATGGCACCGTTGGTTTAACCAG ACACAGCCCAAGTCTGTATGTAGTGAGAGCTGCCGCCCTGGTTTTTGCAGGAAGATGAAGGAGGGGGAAGCATTTTGCTGCTACGATTGcattccatgtccagaagggaagatttcacaCCAGGAGG ACATGAATGACTGCTATGAATGTGAAGATGAAAAGTATCCAAGCAAAAATAAAACTATATGTATTCTCAAGCATACAACATTCTTGTCCTTTGAAGAACCTCTGAGCCTCAGCTTAGCCTGCTCTGctctttcctttgctttccttaCGGCACTGGTCCTGGAAATATTTGTGAAGCACAGGGACACTCCCGTTgtgaaagccaacaaccgggacctcacctacGCTCTGCTCATCTCCCTATTGCTTTGCTTCCTTTCCGCATTACTGTTCATTGGATATCCTAACAAGGTGACGTGTCTCCTCCGACAAACTgtttttggcatcatcttctcagtggctgtttcttgtgtgctggcaaaaaccaccactgtggttctggctttcatggccacaaaaccaggatccaggatgaggaagtgggtggggaaaggactgGCAAACTCTATTGTCCTCTCCTGCTCCCTTATCCAAGCACTCATCTGCACTCTCTGGCTGgtgatttctcctccattccctaATGCTGACATGAAGTCAATGGCTGAAGAAATTGTACTGGAGTGCAATGAGGGGACTGTGACTTTCTTTTACtgtgtcttgggctacatgggcttcctggctattGTCAGTTTCACTGTGGCTTTCCTGGCCCGGAaattacctgacagtttcaacgaagccaagttcatcactttcagcatgttggtcttttgcagtgtttggttatccTTTGTTCCTTCCTACATGAGcacaaaggggaaatacatggtggctgtggagatcttctctatcttagcctccagtgctggcttgttgggttgcatcttttccccaaaatgttacattattttgctgaggcctgagctgaacacTAGGGAACACTTAATAAGAAGAAAATTTTCTTAA